A window from Chitinophaga filiformis encodes these proteins:
- a CDS encoding LLM class flavin-dependent oxidoreductase codes for MADRKLRISVLDQSPIRRGSNAVEALQESIKLAQLADRLGFTRYWLSEHHNTRSLAGASPEILIARLAAATKHIRLGSGGVMLPNHSTLKVAENFRLLEALYPGRIDLGIGRAPGGDRLTAHVLNPSNTFEPGDFVQQVNDLEGYLSDSREAGTIHEKVMAIPKIDTAPELWMLTSSGESGLLAARQGWALSFAHFIYAVGGPQAIKTYREKFRPSRFLQEPAASVGIFVFCADTQEKADELQAMMDYRLLSFEKGRFDEFPSYEEVRDYEYSDMEWQRVMANRGRMIAGTPDQVKQRMLKLADDYDVDEIVAATMAEHVEDRFRSYELLAEIFQLEPRNIS; via the coding sequence ATGGCCGACAGGAAATTAAGAATCAGCGTACTAGATCAGTCCCCTATCCGTAGAGGCAGCAATGCCGTAGAGGCGCTACAGGAAAGCATTAAGCTGGCACAGCTTGCCGACCGCCTCGGTTTCACCCGATATTGGCTTTCAGAACACCACAATACCCGCTCACTAGCAGGAGCATCACCAGAAATATTGATCGCGCGGCTGGCAGCTGCCACTAAACATATACGCCTGGGATCAGGCGGCGTGATGTTGCCTAACCACAGCACCCTCAAAGTGGCAGAGAACTTCCGCCTGCTGGAGGCACTTTATCCGGGGCGTATTGACCTGGGTATAGGCCGCGCGCCCGGAGGAGACCGGCTCACGGCCCATGTGTTGAACCCTTCCAATACTTTTGAACCTGGAGACTTCGTACAGCAGGTGAACGACCTCGAAGGATATCTTTCCGATTCCCGCGAGGCTGGTACCATCCATGAGAAAGTAATGGCTATACCTAAGATAGATACTGCCCCTGAGCTATGGATGCTGACTTCCAGCGGCGAAAGCGGCCTGTTGGCGGCTCGGCAGGGCTGGGCCTTATCTTTTGCACATTTTATTTACGCGGTAGGTGGTCCGCAGGCCATAAAGACCTACCGTGAGAAATTCAGGCCCTCCCGCTTCCTGCAGGAACCTGCCGCCAGTGTAGGGATCTTTGTTTTCTGTGCAGACACGCAGGAAAAAGCGGATGAACTCCAGGCCATGATGGACTACCGCCTGCTGAGTTTCGAGAAAGGCAGGTTCGATGAATTTCCTTCCTACGAAGAAGTGCGGGATTATGAATACTCAGACATGGAATGGCAACGCGTAATGGCTAACCGGGGACGTATGATTGCCGGTACCCCGGATCAGGTGAAACAGCGTATGTTGAAGCTGGCGGACGACTACGACGTAGATGAGATTGTAGCCGCTACCATGGCAGAACATGTGGAAGACCGTTTCCGCTCCTATGAATTGCTGGCTGAGATCTTCCAGCTGGAGCCGCGCAACATCTCATAG
- a CDS encoding FGGY-family carbohydrate kinase: MRCIAILDIGKTNKKIFLIDEHYRIVWERGACFDETVDEDGDACENIELLTNWVKNSIHELLQLPGYTIVAFNFSTYGASLVYLDEQGQVLAPLYNYLKPYPAGMEEALHKAAGGSERLCSDTASPALGSLNAGLQFYRLKQLQPAVFNKVKYALHLPQYISFLVTGQPLSDITSIGCHTMLWDFTRQYYHDWVLREGLAEKLPPVFPGNDVLPATIDEYNCIAGVGLHDSSAALIPYLASFSEPFALISTGTWCITLNPFNNSPLTASELASDCLCYLTYENRPVKAARLFAGNEHEQQVKRLAEYYQTPVNYYQQVAFDPAIFARLLAEAPQQERPVSGTGLLQASRFAERSLNNFTSYEIAYHRLLMDIMEQQQFSSSLVIDGTPVKRIFVDGGFSRNTVYMHLLAAAFPQMEVYAASVAQATAIGAALAIHRHWNTQPLPADLVEMRHYSHGSIYI, from the coding sequence ATGCGCTGTATTGCAATACTCGACATTGGTAAAACTAACAAGAAGATATTCCTGATCGACGAGCACTACCGGATCGTATGGGAAAGAGGCGCCTGCTTCGATGAAACAGTGGACGAAGACGGGGACGCCTGTGAGAATATTGAACTGCTTACAAACTGGGTGAAGAACAGTATTCATGAGCTGTTGCAATTGCCCGGGTATACCATTGTAGCGTTTAATTTTAGTACCTATGGCGCCAGCCTTGTTTACCTGGATGAACAGGGACAGGTGCTGGCACCCTTGTACAACTATCTGAAACCTTATCCTGCCGGTATGGAGGAGGCCCTGCACAAGGCCGCCGGCGGATCCGAAAGGTTATGTAGCGATACCGCTTCTCCTGCGCTGGGCAGCCTGAATGCGGGCCTGCAGTTCTACCGGCTGAAACAATTGCAGCCCGCTGTCTTCAACAAGGTGAAATATGCCCTGCATTTGCCCCAGTATATCAGCTTCCTGGTAACAGGCCAGCCCCTGTCCGATATCACCAGCATTGGCTGTCATACAATGTTGTGGGACTTTACCCGGCAATATTACCACGACTGGGTATTGCGGGAAGGACTGGCAGAAAAACTGCCTCCCGTTTTTCCCGGCAACGATGTACTACCGGCAACTATTGATGAGTACAACTGTATTGCCGGCGTGGGACTGCACGACAGCTCAGCCGCATTGATCCCATACCTGGCCAGTTTCTCGGAGCCTTTTGCGCTCATTTCTACAGGTACCTGGTGTATTACCCTCAATCCGTTTAATAACAGCCCTTTAACGGCCAGTGAACTGGCGTCCGACTGTCTTTGCTACCTGACCTATGAAAACCGCCCTGTAAAGGCCGCAAGGCTCTTTGCTGGCAATGAGCACGAGCAGCAGGTAAAAAGGCTGGCAGAATATTATCAGACACCGGTAAATTACTACCAGCAAGTAGCCTTCGACCCCGCTATATTTGCCAGGTTGCTTGCGGAAGCTCCCCAACAGGAACGGCCGGTATCCGGTACGGGTTTGTTGCAGGCCTCCCGCTTTGCAGAAAGGTCATTGAACAACTTTACCAGCTATGAAATTGCCTATCACCGTTTACTGATGGACATCATGGAACAACAGCAGTTCTCATCATCGCTGGTAATAGATGGTACACCGGTAAAACGTATTTTCGTGGATGGTGGATTCAGCAGGAATACGGTATACATGCACCTGCTGGCAGCAGCTTTCCCGCAGATGGAGGTCTATGCGGCCTCCGTAGCGCAGGCTACGGCTATAGGAGCCGCCCTTGCCATTCATCGCCACTGGAACACACAGCCTTTACCGGCCGACCTCGTAGAGATGAGACATTATAGCCACGGCTCGATTTATATTTGA
- a CDS encoding sugar isomerase, which produces MNIEKFQIAEFNDAHRQVHERSFEYIAGTVPQVDDILQKLQEFQVAIPSWALGTGGTRFGRFSGGGEPRNLEEKISDIGILHALNRSSGAISLHIPWDIPENAASIKALAAQHDIRFDAVNSNTFQDQPGQALSYKFGSLHHTDKGVRKLAIEHNIEVIKYGVELGSNALSLWLADGSCFPGQLNFRGAFKRTLDSLQEIYATLPDAWKLYIEYKAYEPNFYSTTIGDWGQSLLFANKLGPKAYTLVDLGHHLPNANIEQIVALLLMEGKLAGFHFNDSKYGDDDLTVGSINPYQLFLIFNELVEGMDARGMNHANDLGWMIDASHNVKDPLEDLLQSVEAIMIAYAQALLVDTKALQAAQQNNDAVAAQEILQYAYRTDVRPLVAHARLQAGGVLQPVAFYRQFKVREQLIKERGLKTVATGL; this is translated from the coding sequence ATGAATATTGAGAAATTTCAGATAGCTGAATTCAATGATGCTCACCGGCAGGTACACGAGCGCAGCTTTGAATATATAGCAGGTACAGTGCCGCAGGTAGATGATATTTTGCAGAAATTACAGGAGTTCCAGGTGGCAATTCCCAGCTGGGCTTTAGGAACTGGCGGCACCCGCTTTGGCCGTTTTTCCGGTGGCGGAGAGCCCCGTAACCTGGAAGAAAAGATCTCTGACATTGGCATCCTGCATGCATTGAACAGGAGCAGTGGCGCCATTTCGCTGCATATTCCCTGGGATATTCCTGAGAATGCCGCCAGCATCAAAGCCCTGGCGGCACAGCACGACATCCGTTTCGATGCCGTTAATTCCAATACCTTCCAGGACCAGCCAGGTCAGGCGCTGAGCTATAAGTTCGGCTCCCTGCATCATACCGATAAGGGCGTCCGGAAACTGGCTATTGAGCACAATATTGAAGTGATAAAATATGGAGTGGAACTGGGCTCCAATGCGCTGAGCCTATGGCTGGCAGACGGTTCCTGCTTTCCCGGTCAGCTGAACTTCCGGGGCGCCTTTAAGCGTACGCTGGACAGTCTGCAGGAAATATACGCCACCCTGCCCGATGCCTGGAAGCTGTACATCGAATACAAGGCATATGAACCTAATTTTTATTCTACTACAATAGGCGACTGGGGACAGTCATTGCTTTTTGCAAATAAGCTGGGGCCAAAGGCTTATACGCTGGTGGACCTGGGGCATCATCTGCCCAACGCCAATATCGAACAGATCGTGGCATTGCTCTTAATGGAAGGCAAACTGGCAGGCTTTCATTTCAATGATTCTAAATATGGCGATGACGATCTTACTGTAGGCAGTATCAATCCCTATCAGTTGTTCCTCATCTTTAATGAACTGGTGGAAGGTATGGACGCGCGTGGGATGAATCATGCCAATGATCTGGGATGGATGATAGATGCTTCTCATAATGTAAAAGACCCCCTGGAAGATCTACTGCAATCTGTAGAGGCCATCATGATCGCTTATGCCCAGGCCCTGCTGGTAGATACCAAAGCTTTACAGGCGGCGCAGCAGAACAATGATGCCGTAGCGGCACAGGAAATACTGCAATATGCTTATCGTACGGATGTCCGCCCACTGGTAGCACATGCGCGCCTGCAGGCAGGCGGTGTTTTACAGCCGGTTGCCTTTTACAGGCAATTCAAGGTAAGAGAGCAGCTCATAAAGGAAAGAGGCCTGAAAACCGTAGCAACGGGATTATAA
- a CDS encoding helix-turn-helix domain-containing protein — translation MSQPDSNNRMFHLAADYINHTNRHIFLTGKAGTGKTTFLKYIRQHTAKNTVVVAPTGVAAINAGGVTMHSFFQLPFGPYIPTGAHLFGVDNGVTDAHALFRNIRFNHDKKELLREMELLIIDEVSMVRADTLDAIDAILRHFRNQPLLPFGGVQVLYIGDLFQLPPVMPDEQWRLLKDCYESVFFFHARVMQQAPPLFIELNKIYRQNEAAFINLLNGVRNSTLDWDDLDTLNQRYLPHFTGEGDQYIVLTTHNRRADEINNARLAAMPGSIHTFTGEIKGDFSDKALPTDMDLRIKPGAQVMFIKNDVAEPRRYFNGKLATVKEILPDDKIVVTLANSGETLVLEKETWRNIRYSWNKTEGMVDEEEIGSFTQYPIRLAWAITIHKSQGLTFEKAIIDAGNAFAPGQVYVALSRCTSLEGLVLHSRIHPGAIRTDEQVLAFSSRFHKEEELEMLLEGEKMVFWAEQLLKLFSAEKILAELQLHAAWLRDKKMVGMESAVTLSRNLQQRAAQLHEVGLKFRQQLDPLLKEVLQTGNTALLSERVGKAVAYFTNEMYESFIQPVRRERDIVKDIPKIKKYVLQLSGLEHFLWSRLQLFADASYGNVKFNTGLPDYETLRRPPAEEKEKVKEKAAKKTREAGDSRRGTLELFLAGKTLQEIAVERGLAMSTIESHLADCVANDELQLNRFMDEKKIALILPVVKELGATASAPVKARLGESVSWAEIRAVQAHYRKTME, via the coding sequence ATGTCACAACCAGATAGTAATAACAGGATGTTCCATCTGGCGGCAGACTATATCAATCATACCAACCGCCATATCTTCCTGACCGGTAAAGCCGGTACAGGAAAAACCACTTTCCTGAAATATATAAGACAACATACTGCCAAGAATACTGTTGTAGTGGCGCCTACAGGTGTTGCTGCTATTAATGCGGGAGGGGTGACCATGCACTCTTTCTTTCAGTTGCCCTTTGGTCCCTACATACCAACAGGAGCGCATCTTTTCGGTGTAGACAATGGTGTAACAGACGCACATGCCTTGTTCCGCAATATCCGTTTCAATCACGACAAAAAAGAACTGCTGCGTGAGATGGAACTGCTGATCATTGACGAGGTGAGTATGGTACGCGCAGATACACTGGATGCGATAGACGCGATCCTCCGGCATTTCCGTAACCAGCCTTTATTGCCCTTCGGAGGTGTACAGGTATTGTACATAGGCGATCTTTTCCAATTGCCACCGGTAATGCCGGATGAACAATGGCGACTGCTGAAAGACTGTTATGAAAGCGTATTCTTCTTTCATGCAAGAGTGATGCAACAGGCGCCACCCCTGTTCATCGAATTGAATAAGATCTACCGGCAGAATGAAGCCGCCTTCATCAACCTGCTGAATGGTGTGCGTAACAGTACGCTGGACTGGGATGATCTCGATACCCTGAATCAACGCTACCTGCCGCATTTTACCGGTGAGGGAGACCAGTATATCGTACTCACCACCCACAACCGCAGGGCAGATGAGATCAACAATGCACGCCTGGCAGCCATGCCCGGCAGTATTCATACCTTCACCGGAGAGATCAAGGGCGACTTCAGTGACAAAGCCCTGCCCACAGATATGGACCTCCGTATCAAGCCAGGCGCACAGGTAATGTTCATCAAAAACGATGTGGCGGAACCTCGTCGTTACTTCAATGGAAAACTGGCGACTGTCAAGGAGATCCTGCCAGACGATAAGATCGTGGTCACATTGGCCAACAGCGGGGAAACACTGGTCCTGGAGAAAGAGACATGGCGAAATATCCGTTATTCCTGGAATAAAACGGAAGGAATGGTGGATGAGGAAGAAATAGGCAGTTTCACACAGTATCCTATCCGCCTCGCATGGGCTATTACGATACATAAGAGCCAGGGCCTTACTTTTGAAAAGGCCATTATCGATGCAGGGAATGCATTTGCGCCCGGGCAGGTATATGTGGCTTTAAGTCGTTGCACTTCCCTGGAAGGCCTGGTATTGCATTCGCGCATTCACCCCGGCGCTATCCGTACGGACGAACAGGTGCTGGCCTTCTCTTCCCGTTTTCATAAAGAGGAAGAACTGGAAATGCTGCTGGAAGGAGAGAAGATGGTTTTCTGGGCGGAACAGCTGTTAAAACTGTTCAGCGCTGAGAAGATCCTGGCGGAGTTACAATTGCACGCCGCCTGGTTACGCGATAAAAAAATGGTTGGCATGGAAAGCGCCGTAACCCTGAGCAGGAACCTGCAGCAGCGGGCAGCCCAGCTGCATGAAGTAGGATTGAAGTTCAGACAACAACTGGATCCTTTGCTGAAAGAAGTATTGCAGACAGGTAATACTGCTCTTTTGAGTGAACGCGTCGGCAAGGCCGTGGCCTATTTTACCAATGAGATGTATGAATCCTTTATACAGCCGGTACGCCGGGAAAGAGATATTGTAAAGGATATTCCCAAGATAAAAAAATATGTACTGCAGCTTTCAGGCCTGGAACATTTTCTCTGGAGCCGGCTCCAGCTCTTTGCAGATGCCAGTTATGGCAATGTAAAATTCAATACCGGACTGCCAGATTACGAAACGCTGCGCCGGCCTCCGGCAGAGGAGAAGGAGAAGGTGAAGGAAAAGGCTGCGAAGAAGACCCGGGAGGCGGGCGATAGCCGAAGGGGAACCCTGGAACTGTTCCTCGCTGGAAAAACACTGCAGGAGATTGCGGTGGAACGGGGACTGGCAATGAGTACTATCGAAAGCCACCTGGCTGATTGTGTGGCGAACGATGAATTGCAGCTGAACCGTTTCATGGATGAAAAGAAAATCGCCCTCATATTGCCGGTGGTGAAAGAGCTGGGGGCTACCGCTTCCGCACCTGTAAAAGCCAGGTTAGGAGAAAGTGTAAGCTGGGCAGAGATCAGGGCCGTACAGGCGCATTACCGGAAGACGATGGAATAA
- the rhaT gene encoding L-rhamnose/proton symporter RhaT, with product MQAILGVFFHFIGGFASGSFYIPFKKVKNWAWESYWIVGGFFSWLIVPFLAAWITVPDFLSIISKTDGTTIFWTYFMGVLWGIGGLTFGLAMRYLGMSLGMSVALGYTSAFGSLIPPIYRDLFTSDTTHTFSAMLKSPGGLLVLGGVVVCLLGIAICGAAGVMKERELSEDQKKQSIQEFDLKKGLIVATVSGILSACFNFGIEAGKPMAAIAVEQGSNPLFQNNVIFVVLLWGGLTTNLLWCLLLNIRNKTFGDYVNKETPLAGNYFFAALAGTTWFFQFFFYGMGESKLGNGASSWILHMAFIIMISSLWGITLKEWKGVSRKTFGTIILGVITIMASVMLVGYGNSL from the coding sequence ATGCAAGCTATTTTAGGTGTCTTTTTTCATTTCATAGGAGGTTTTGCTTCCGGTAGTTTTTATATCCCTTTCAAAAAAGTAAAGAACTGGGCCTGGGAAAGTTATTGGATAGTGGGCGGCTTTTTCTCCTGGTTAATAGTTCCCTTCCTCGCAGCCTGGATTACCGTGCCCGATTTCCTGAGCATCATCAGTAAAACGGATGGTACTACTATCTTCTGGACCTATTTTATGGGCGTGTTGTGGGGGATCGGCGGCCTTACTTTCGGGCTTGCTATGCGCTACCTGGGCATGTCCCTGGGAATGTCAGTGGCGCTGGGATATACATCCGCCTTCGGCTCCCTTATTCCTCCTATCTACAGGGATCTGTTCACTTCCGATACGACACACACTTTTTCAGCTATGCTAAAAAGTCCCGGCGGATTGTTAGTGCTGGGCGGCGTTGTTGTCTGCCTGCTGGGTATCGCTATTTGTGGTGCTGCGGGCGTGATGAAGGAAAGAGAATTGTCCGAAGACCAGAAAAAACAAAGTATACAGGAATTCGACCTTAAAAAAGGATTGATAGTTGCAACGGTATCCGGCATCCTGAGCGCCTGTTTCAATTTTGGTATTGAGGCGGGAAAGCCCATGGCGGCTATTGCTGTGGAGCAGGGCAGTAATCCCTTATTCCAGAACAACGTGATATTCGTCGTATTACTCTGGGGTGGGCTCACTACTAACCTGCTGTGGTGTTTGCTGCTGAATATACGGAATAAAACCTTCGGTGATTATGTCAATAAAGAAACACCCCTGGCGGGCAATTATTTCTTTGCCGCGCTGGCCGGTACCACCTGGTTCTTCCAGTTCTTCTTTTATGGCATGGGCGAGAGTAAGCTTGGTAATGGCGCGAGTTCCTGGATACTGCACATGGCATTTATTATCATGATCTCCAGCCTGTGGGGTATCACCCTGAAGGAATGGAAAGGGGTGAGCCGGAAGACATTCGGAACGATCATACTCGGTGTAATAACGATTATGGCTTCCGTAATGCTGGTCGGCTACGGTAATTCATTATAA
- a CDS encoding bifunctional aldolase/short-chain dehydrogenase yields the protein MSVSSLTNFKHVSYLWDEQKAAALAGDEVALLIYRSNLLGADLRLTNYGGGNTSCKVMAKDPLTGKQTEVMWVKGSGGDLGTLKRSGLAALYVERLHSLENIYKGIEQEDEMVELFNHCIFDLSSKAPSIDTPLHGFLPFKHIDHLHPDAAIAIAAAKDGERITKELFGGTIGWVPWQRPGFDLGLQLRQCLRDNPGIRGIMLGSHGLFTWGDTAYESYVNTLEVIERCAAYLEKHYGKKGPVFGGARITSPAPEVRRKQAAALAPVLRGLCSAHTRMVGHFTDDPRVLEFINSKDLDRLAPLGTSCPDHFLRTKISPLVLPLEPQAALDDVTAVKQQLEPLFAAYRQMYTDYYNTCRHPNSPALRDPNPVVILYPGIGMFTFSKDKQTARVAAEFYTNAINVMKGAEAISEYTALPRQEAFDIEYWLLEEAKLQRMPKPKALSGRIALITGSAGGIGKAIAKRFADEGACVVINDNDAGRLQSAKEEFSKQYGQDVFTTAILDVTKSDDIKAAYDVASLAFGGVDMVINCAGLSISKPLEAHTEKDWDLLYDVLVKGQFLVTRQGVEVMRKQDLGGDVINIVSKNALMSGPNNAGYGSAKAAQLHLSRLNAAELGKDGIRVNVVNPDAVIADSKIWEGDWAAGRAKAYGVTVEELPAYYAKRTLLNQVILPEDIANACFAITGGLLSKSTGNVINVDGGVAAAFVR from the coding sequence ATGTCGGTTTCTTCCTTAACAAATTTCAAACATGTAAGTTATCTCTGGGACGAGCAGAAAGCCGCTGCATTGGCAGGTGATGAGGTAGCACTGCTGATCTACCGTTCTAACCTGCTGGGCGCCGATCTCCGGCTCACCAATTATGGTGGTGGCAACACATCCTGTAAGGTGATGGCGAAAGATCCGCTGACGGGCAAACAAACGGAAGTAATGTGGGTAAAAGGATCAGGTGGTGACCTGGGTACCCTGAAACGCAGCGGTCTGGCGGCATTATATGTTGAGCGGCTGCATAGCCTGGAGAATATCTACAAGGGTATTGAACAGGAAGATGAGATGGTGGAGCTTTTCAATCATTGCATTTTTGATCTTAGTTCCAAAGCTCCTTCTATTGATACGCCACTGCACGGTTTCCTGCCATTCAAACATATTGACCATTTACATCCTGACGCTGCCATTGCTATTGCTGCTGCGAAAGATGGCGAGCGTATAACAAAAGAGCTCTTTGGTGGCACTATTGGCTGGGTGCCCTGGCAGCGCCCCGGTTTTGATCTTGGTCTACAACTGAGACAATGCCTGCGCGACAACCCGGGTATCAGGGGTATTATGTTGGGCTCTCACGGACTATTCACCTGGGGAGATACCGCCTACGAAAGTTATGTGAACACCCTCGAAGTGATCGAGCGTTGTGCTGCCTATCTCGAAAAACATTATGGAAAGAAAGGACCGGTTTTCGGTGGTGCACGTATCACATCGCCGGCTCCTGAAGTACGTCGTAAGCAGGCGGCTGCACTGGCGCCCGTACTGCGCGGATTGTGTTCTGCGCACACCCGGATGGTGGGTCATTTTACAGATGATCCGCGCGTGCTGGAGTTCATTAACTCCAAAGACCTTGACAGACTGGCGCCGCTGGGTACCAGTTGTCCTGACCACTTTCTGCGTACGAAGATCAGTCCCCTGGTATTACCGCTGGAGCCCCAGGCTGCCCTGGACGATGTTACCGCAGTGAAACAGCAACTGGAACCTTTGTTTGCCGCCTACAGGCAGATGTATACTGACTATTACAATACCTGCCGTCATCCGAACAGCCCTGCTTTACGCGATCCCAATCCTGTGGTGATACTGTATCCCGGTATTGGTATGTTCACTTTCTCGAAAGATAAACAGACGGCAAGGGTAGCGGCTGAGTTTTATACCAACGCCATCAACGTCATGAAAGGCGCTGAGGCAATTTCTGAATATACCGCTCTGCCCCGCCAGGAGGCTTTTGATATAGAATACTGGCTGCTGGAAGAAGCGAAACTACAGCGTATGCCAAAGCCAAAGGCGTTATCCGGCCGCATTGCGCTGATCACAGGCAGTGCCGGTGGCATCGGTAAAGCTATTGCAAAACGTTTTGCCGATGAAGGTGCATGCGTGGTGATCAATGACAATGATGCCGGGCGACTGCAATCTGCAAAGGAGGAATTCTCAAAACAGTATGGACAGGACGTGTTCACTACAGCGATACTGGATGTGACGAAAAGCGACGATATAAAAGCCGCATACGATGTGGCCAGCCTGGCTTTTGGCGGGGTAGACATGGTGATCAACTGCGCGGGCCTGTCTATTTCCAAACCACTGGAAGCGCACACGGAAAAAGACTGGGACCTCTTGTATGATGTATTGGTGAAAGGTCAGTTCCTGGTTACCCGGCAAGGCGTGGAAGTGATGCGCAAGCAGGATCTGGGTGGTGATGTCATTAATATCGTAAGTAAGAATGCCCTGATGAGTGGGCCGAACAATGCGGGCTACGGTTCTGCCAAGGCCGCACAACTGCACCTGAGCCGACTGAATGCTGCAGAACTGGGTAAGGATGGTATTCGTGTGAATGTGGTGAATCCGGATGCAGTGATCGCTGACAGCAAAATATGGGAAGGCGACTGGGCTGCGGGCCGCGCCAAAGCCTATGGCGTTACGGTAGAAGAATTACCTGCTTATTACGCAAAACGTACCCTGCTGAACCAGGTGATACTGCCGGAAGATATTGCCAACGCATGTTTCGCCATCACAGGAGGCCTGTTGAGTAAATCGACCGGTAACGTGATCAACGTTGATGGTGGCGTTGCTGCCGCTTTTGTGAGATAA
- a CDS encoding (Fe-S)-binding protein, whose protein sequence is MKVGLFIPCYIDQFYPQVGVATLSLLEKLGCDVVYPQGQTCCGQPMANSGFEHLTHGCNELFVNHFEDFDYIVAPSGSCVLHIKDHLHVDGKEQAATHIRQRIYELAEFLTDVLKVDHLKAKFPHKVGIHQSCHGQRGLGLAQMSELVAAPFSKPQQLLQMVEGLELVELKRTDECCGFGGTFCVFEEAVSVKMGKDRIADHVNNGAEYITGNDVSCLMHLEGILRRQKSSVKVLHIAEILNAI, encoded by the coding sequence ATGAAAGTAGGACTCTTCATACCCTGTTACATAGACCAGTTTTATCCGCAGGTAGGCGTTGCCACCTTATCACTACTGGAGAAACTGGGTTGTGATGTGGTATATCCACAGGGACAAACCTGTTGCGGACAACCCATGGCCAACTCCGGATTTGAACACCTGACCCACGGTTGCAATGAACTTTTCGTAAACCATTTTGAGGATTTTGACTACATCGTAGCGCCTTCGGGTAGTTGCGTACTGCATATCAAAGACCATCTGCATGTGGATGGAAAAGAGCAGGCCGCGACCCATATCCGTCAGCGGATATACGAGTTGGCGGAATTCCTGACAGATGTGTTGAAGGTAGATCACCTCAAAGCGAAATTCCCGCATAAGGTCGGTATACACCAGAGCTGCCACGGGCAGCGTGGCCTGGGCCTGGCCCAGATGAGCGAACTGGTGGCGGCTCCTTTCTCCAAACCACAGCAACTGCTGCAGATGGTGGAAGGACTGGAACTGGTAGAGCTGAAACGGACAGATGAATGCTGTGGCTTCGGTGGAACTTTCTGTGTTTTCGAAGAAGCAGTTTCTGTAAAGATGGGTAAAGACCGTATTGCCGATCATGTCAATAACGGTGCAGAATATATTACCGGCAATGACGTCAGCTGCCTGATGCACCTGGAAGGCATTTTACGCCGCCAGAAAAGCAGTGTCAAAGTGCTGCATATTGCGGAAATACTGAACGCTATTTAA